A genomic region of Trypanosoma brucei brucei TREU927 chromosome 3, complete sequence contains the following coding sequences:
- a CDS encoding adenosine transporter, putative (similarity to GB:AAD45278.1: adenosine transporter 1 {Trypanosoma brucei} (PMID:10398598)) translates to MMLGFESVSEFTVYITFIFFGMSAVVVTTSIFSIPFFFIEYYKYAQGDPNAEAEDQRFWNNVFTYYNATTFLVEFLLTLFMLTNLGRRIPLAVRLGAGLILSILAVFVVIMVTIIKTTETGAKVTIMLVGVINGVAATLCDTGNGALISPFPTKFFSAVVWGVAVCGIITSFFSIVIKASMESNYESMLTQSRIFFGLVVLLEVVSCILLVLLRKNPYAMKYAAEFRYAARERTNACENKESGASNGPAEQDEDSVAIDNNTTKGNVMTVTVDPDTMKDTDQVEDITNSQQMLKAKVSVVLKRVWPMLAAGFLAFSTTFLVYPGVFFAVKTDVPNGWYMTITAAMFHFGDFLSRLLLQFKRLQPSPRYVVVGTFARVFLIIPLVFCVRGIIGGTLLPYILSFLWGLTYGYFGGMALIHTPRTGSLTAAGERSLAANCAVIAILCGLFSGSMLALAVKEGLPQ, encoded by the coding sequence ATGATGCTCGGGTTCGAATCGGTTTCTGAGTTTACAGTCTACATCACCTTTATATTCTTCGGAATgtcggcggtggtggtgacaACTTCCATATTTTCGattccattcttttttatcgAGTACTACAAGTATGCGCAGGGGGATCCCAATGCAGAGGCGGAGGATCAAAGGTTTTGGAATAACGTCTTCACGTACTACAATGCCACGACGTTCCTTGTGGAGTTCCTTCTGACTTTATTCATGCTGACAAATCTTGGAAGGCGGATCCCTCTGGCTGTTCGACTCGGTGCCGGTCTCATCCTCTCAATTTTGGCAGTTTTCGTCGTGATAATGGTCAccataataaaaacaacagaaaccgGCGCCAAGGTAACGATTATGCTCGTCGGTGTGATCAATGGTGTTGCGGCAACACTTTGTGACACCGGAAACGGTGCCCTTATTAGCCCGTTCCCTACAAAATTTTTCAGCGCCGTTGTGTGGGGTGTCGCAGTTTGTGGTATCATCACATCGTTCTTCTCTATCGTAATAAAAGCATCTATGGAGAGCAACTACGAAAGCATGTTGACACAGTCCCGAATTTTCTTTGGCTTGGTTGTCCTTCTTGAAGTGGTTTCCTGCATCCTCTTGGTGCTTCTGAGGAAGAACCCATACGCCATGAAGTATGCAGCAGAGTTTCGGTACGCCGCAAGGGAAAGGACCAATGCTtgtgaaaacaaagaaagtggCGCATCAAATGGCCCAGCAGAACAAGATGAAGACTCCGTGGCGATTGATAATAACACCACGAAAGGGAACGTGATGACGGTCACCGTGGACCCCGACACCATGAAGGACACGGACCAAGTGGAAGACATTACAAACTCGCAGCAAATGCTGAAGGCGAAGGTATCTGTGGTGCTGAAGCGCGTCTGGCCCATGCTGGCGGCGGGTTTCCTCGCCTTCTCCACCACATTTCTCGTCTACCCTGGTGTATTCTTCGCCGTCAAAACCGATGTGCCAAACGGTTGGTATATGACTATTACTGCGGCGATGTTTCATTTCGGTGACTTCCTATCGCGCCTCCTCCTTCAGTTCAAGCGGCTGCAGCCTTCACCACGTTATGTTGTGGTTGGGACATTTGCACGTGTCTTTCTTATAattcctcttgttttctgTGTGCGCGGTATCATTGGTGGCACTCTTCTCCCTTACattctttcatttctttgGGGCCTCACGTACGGATATTTTGGCGGGATGGCGCTAATACACACGCCACGCACCGGTTCACTGACAGCAGCTGGTGAACGCTCTCTTGCTGCCAATTGTGCCGTCATTGCGATTCTGTGCGGTCTTTTCTCCGGCTCCATGCTCGCGCTTGCCGTCAAGGAGGGACTTCCTCAATAG
- a CDS encoding N-acetyltransferase complex ARD1 subunit, putative (similar to SP:Q05885: N-terminal acetyltransferase complex ARD1 subunit homolog(EC 2.3.1.-){Leishmania donovani}(PMID:8378337)) codes for MTTFRDFNLVDIMSFNFVNMDQLTETYNSSFYGEYVTHWPEYQRICIHPTTGVTMAYTLGKAEGEAEDFHGHVSAVTVAPTFRRLGLGVTLMKELEATTEYIHNAYFVDLFVRQSNKVAQDMYRGLGYVVYRRVLDYYHGSGSKGPFKENEDALDMRKAMPRDKERTKSSVIPLSTPVRPDELEWN; via the coding sequence ATGACCACTTTTAGGGATTTCAACTTAGTGGACATTATGTCTTTTAACTTTGTCAACATGGACCAGTTAACTGAAACATATAATTCCTCTTTTTATGGAGAATATGTAACGCATTGGCCCGAGTATCAACGCATTTGCATTCATCCGACTACAGGTGTTACGATGGCTTATACACTCGGAAAAGCGGAAGGTGAAGCTGAAGATTTCCATGGACACGTATCAGCAGTTACGGTAGCGCCAACCTTCCGACGACTTGGGTTGGGTGTAACACTCATGAAAGAACTTGAGGCAACCACTGAATATATTCACAATGCGTATTTTGTAGATCTTTTTGTAAGACAAAGTAATAAAGTTGCACAAGATATGTATCGAGGACTTGGATATGTGGTGTATAGACGCGTATTGGATTATTATCACGGCAGTGGCTCAAAAGGTCCTTttaaggaaaatgaagatgcACTTGACATGCGAAAGGCAATGCCCAGAGATAAGGAAAGGACGAAAAGTAGTGTCATTCCCCTTTCCACACCGGTGCGTCCTGATGAATTGGAGtggaattaa
- a CDS encoding ATP-dependent DEAD/H RNA helicase, putative, translating into MSLAGSERAHLCVHGLTENDEQDALRHLLSATGSSQLTDISDEVVVKGAAKRKNQAATQCANSSESIKDKKTQRSSEVQQQKPDGGTVGRVKKSSDVPVKRTASKVVPVPKEVEAESVAFQADSVSHEAESLPPIAELVHKKLIRPLTEVLCINSLTRIQKLSWMPMVDKTRDVLVRSETGSGKTLAYALPLLHQLLCDCDTRPLKRDVGSVIIVLCPVRELVVQVSDVLTILTRCALFLTVGGIHGGENRHKEKARLRKGITILATTPGRLLDHLKATSSFRVEELQTIVLDEADRLLDMGFEKTIREVMDLLVAKKRDAHQTGGGDAQSSFKRVLVSATITAAVERLSHFALRDNIVRVGETEDTFSIPSSLRQHYVLVPTKHRLATLISFLRSQLDAGAQRLIVFVSTADSAEFHYYLLSRLKSPFRGKTNSGRSAGAPQKNSNRYSLKKRIGEANRHIHEGRDEDVVTFDDDSDDEDPTEVSELSEKNAVLDVNIFKLHGNMSQVDRASVFHAFKHMDSSVQPSKKGILFCTDVAARGLDMPNVDWIVHYDPPTDAPCYIHRIGRTARIGNTGDSMLFLMPHEEGYASYLSNFLAKETKLGSMAKGANAESGIIEERKYESFLFYLTKLDPKANHMWAQSTATLERAICRLVMKRHSNEENVNDESTGRTDDITRLALFAYQSYIRAYAGHSRELKRLFFNSDALHLGHVAQNFGIDKRPSEVRSQLQGLIKEDRKVARETTSVVLDDGSERPRKVLRTEVPHDDRYRSTVVQKQRKVTRDWYENKKKLEGPTYKHQQFTEFDA; encoded by the coding sequence atgTCACTAGCGGGTTCCGAGAGGGCTCATCTCTGTGTTCACGGCCTTACGGAAAATGACGAACAAGACGCACTTCGGCATTTACTCTCTGCTACCGGTTCATCTCAGTTAACTGATATTAGTGACGAAGTGGTTGTGAAGGGTGCtgccaaaaggaaaaaccAAGCGGCAACGCAATGTGCAAATTCTAGCGAATCtataaaagacaaaaagactCAACGTTCTTCGGAAGttcagcagcagaaacccgACGGTGGAACGGTGGGACGTGTGAAAAAATCAAGTGACGTTCCCGTAAAACGAACAGCCTCAAAAGTAGTGCCGGTGCCGAAAGAAGTTGAGGCGGAGTCCGTGGCGTTTCAAGCAGATAGTGTAAGCCATGAAGCCGAATCACTTCCTCCCATAGCAGAACTTGTGCACAAGAAGTTGATTCGGCCCTTAACAGAAGTTTTGTGCATTAACTCGTTGACGCGCATACAAAAACTTAGTTGGATGCCCATGGTTGATAAAACACGTGATGTTCTCGTCAGAAGCGAGACGGGAAGCGGTAAAACTTTAGCGTATGCGCTTCCTCTGCTTCATCAATTGCTCTGCGATTGCGACACCCGGCCACTGAAGCGTGACGTCGGTTCTGTCATTATTGTTTTGTGTCCAGTTCGAGAGTTGGTAGTACAGGTGTCGGATGTACTCACTATTCTTACGCGTTGTGCCCTCTTCCTTACGGTAGGCGGGATTCATGGAGGTGAGAATAGGCACAAGGAAAAGGCGAGACTACGAAAAGGAATAACAATTTTGGCAACGACGCCTGGAAGGCTTTTGGATCATCTCAAGGCCACATCATCCTTTCGAGTAGAGGAGTTGCAAACTATTGTGTTGGATGAGGCTGATCGGTTACTCGATATGGGGTTCGAAAAGACTATTCGTGAGGTTATGGATTTGTTAGTAGCGAAGAAACGGGACGCACACCAAACAGGCGGCGGGGACGCGCAATCCTCGTTTAAACGAGTTCTCGTTTCGGCCACCATAACGGCGGCTGTTGAACGACTCTCTCATTTTGCGCTACGGGATAATATTGTTCGCGTTGGTGAGACGGAGGACACTTTTTCTATTCCTTCATCGTTGCGGCAACACTATGTATTGGTACCAACAAAGCACCGCCTGGCAACACTCATAAGCTTTCTTCGGTCGCAGTTGGACGCTGGAGCTCAAAGACTtatcgtttttgtttcaactgCAGACAGTGCTGaatttcattattatttgttgtcCAGATTGAAGTCACCTTTTCGTGGCAAGACAAACAGTGGCAGAAGCGCTGGCGCACCTCAAAAAAACTCAAATCGCTACAGCTTAAAAAAGCGTATTGGGGAAGCCAATAGGCACATTCACGAGGGTCGAGATGAGGACGTTGTCACTTTTGATGATGACTCGGATGATGAGGATCCGACTGAAGTAAGTGAATTATCCGAGAAAAATGCTGTTCTTGACGTTAACATATTTAAACTGCACGGTAATATGTCACAAGTTGATCGAGCCTCTGTTTTCCATGCCTTCAAACATATGGACAGCAGCGTTCAACCTTCCAAAAAGGGAATTCTCTTTTGCACAGACGTTGCCGCGCGGGGGCTTGACATGCCTAATGTTGATTGGATTGTGCATTATGATCCGCCTACTGATGCGCCGTGTTACATTCATCGCATTGGCCGCACAGCACGTATTGGTAACACGGGGGATTCCATGTTATTTCTCATGCCACACGAGGAGGGGTATGCATCTTATTTGAGTAACTTCTTAGCAAAGGAAACCAAATTAGGTTCCATGGCGAAAGGTGCCAATGCCGAATCAGGAATCatagaggaaaggaaatatgagtcattcctcttttatttaaCTAAATTGGATCCCAAAGCCAATCACATGTGGGCTCAGAGCACTGCAACTTTGGAGCGCGCCATATGCCGACTAGTTATGAAGCGGCATtcaaacgaagaaaatgtgaATGATGAAAGCACCGGCAGAACTGATGACATCACCAGACTTGCATTATTCGCCTATCAGTCATACATAAGAGCATACGCCGGTCATTCCAGGGAACTTAAGCGTCTTTTCTTCAATTCCGATGCCCTTCATTTGGGTCATGTCGCTCAAAACTTTGGTATTGACAAAAGACCCAGCGAAGTTCGCTCACAGTTGCAAGGACTCATTAAGGAAGATAGAAAAGTGGCAAGAGAAACAACATCAGTTGTGTTGGATGATGGCAGTGAGCGGCCTCGAAAAGTGCTACGCACGGAGGTGCCACATGATGACCGCTATAGGAGCACAGTGGTTCAAAAGCAACGCAAAGTTACGAGGGATTGgtatgaaaacaaaaagaaactggaGGGTCCAACATATAAACACCAGCAATTTACTGAATTCGATGCCTAA